AGTTCACTGAGCAGATTCAGCGCCGAGGCGGCCGTCGGCCAGCCTGAGTAAAACGCCAGATGGGTCATGACTTCAGCCAGTTCGTCCAGACTCAAACCGTTATCCCGTGCGCGTTGCAGATGAAACGGCAGTTGCTCCAGACGGTACATCGCCACCAGCGCGGCCACCGTCGCCAGGCTGCGTTCCCGAGGGCTCAATTGCGTGCGGTTCCATATATCGCCGAACAGGACGTTTTCCGTCAGTTCGGCGAACTTTGCCGGGTATTCACCGGCTCCGTTGACTACATGCATGTGGTTTCTCCCCCTGATTGGTTAATGACGGGAGGAAAACTATCAATTCGCGATAATGCCGAATATCAGATTTAATTGAACCAACCATCCTGAATTAATGGACTATCCGATGCGTCGCCCGACCTTCGATCTTGATGTATTGCGCACATTCGTTACGGGCGTGGAGCTCAACAGCTTTGCCAAGGCCGCCTATCGCCTCGGTCGATCCACGTCCGCCGTGAGCGCTCAGTTGAAGAAGCTTGAGGAACAAGTCGGCACACCGGTGCTGGCCAAGGCCGGTCGCGGGCTGGTCTTGACGCCGGTCGGCGAATCATTGCTCAGCCATGCCCGACGGTTACTGGAACTCAACGACGGCATTTTCCAGACCTTGCGTGAAAGCCAGACCGCCGAGACCATCCGCCTGGGCCTTCAGGAGGATTTTGGTGAACACTTGCTGAGCGATATCCTGCGGCGCTTCGTCCAGCTTTACCCAATGGTGAGTCTGGAAGTGAAGATTGCACGTAATGCCGAACTGTTAGCCCTGGTCGACAGCGCGGGCCTGGACCTGGCATTGACCTGGGACACCGGACACGCGTCACCCCACGCCACGCGGCTGGGCGACACACAGATGTACTGGATCGGCGCACATGACACACCGGTGTTCGGCGGCATGGCGGACGCGCCACTGCCGCTGATCATGTTCGACGCGCCTTGCCTGTTACGCAGCGCC
This genomic interval from Pseudomonas putida contains the following:
- a CDS encoding carboxymuconolactone decarboxylase family protein, encoding MHVVNGAGEYPAKFAELTENVLFGDIWNRTQLSPRERSLATVAALVAMYRLEQLPFHLQRARDNGLSLDELAEVMTHLAFYSGWPTAASALNLLSELRADFVKPQE
- a CDS encoding LysR substrate-binding domain-containing protein — its product is MRRPTFDLDVLRTFVTGVELNSFAKAAYRLGRSTSAVSAQLKKLEEQVGTPVLAKAGRGLVLTPVGESLLSHARRLLELNDGIFQTLRESQTAETIRLGLQEDFGEHLLSDILRRFVQLYPMVSLEVKIARNAELLALVDSAGLDLALTWDTGHASPHATRLGDTQMYWIGAHDTPVFGGMADAPLPLIMFDAPCLLRSAATQTLDAAQIPWRIALTSPSVGGIWAAVAGGLGVTLRTRIGLPSHLKIVSGLPAVPSLGYVLHCGGDDPSAATRQLAALIKTSLQEQAFRFADTAHS